The window TGTCGCACGAGCTTCGAACGCCGATGAACGCAATCATCGGGTTCACGTCGCTGCTGCTTGACGATCGCTCGCTCCAGTTAAACGAGCGCCATCGCCGAAGCCTCGAACGCGTGTCGCGCAACGCGCGCGATCTTCTCGAGCTGATCAACAACGTACTGGATCTATCGAAGATCGAAGCCGGACGCATGGATGTCTATTCCGAGCCTGCCGACGCGCGCGATCTGATCGAACGCGCTCTCGCCGTGGTCGAACAGCTCAAGGAAGGACGTCCTGTCAAACTCAGCTTCAATGTGGAAGACGGGTTGCCGGCGATGCGCACTGATCGAACGAAGCTCCAGCAGATTCTGATCAACCTGCTGTCGAACGCGATCAAATTCACACGTGAAGGCGAAGTGAAAGTCACCGCCGAAAGCGTCTCTCCCGAGCGTCTTCGCATAGCGGTGAGCGACACCGGCATCGGGATCGCCGAATCCGACATCGCGAGAATCTTTGAAGAGTTTCGGCAGATTGCGACCACCGGACGCGGCGCAAGGACGGGAACCGGTCTTGGCCTCGCGATCACGCGGCGGTTGGTGGAAATGCTCGGCGGAGAGATAAGCGTATCGAGCCGCGAGGGCGAAGGTTCGGTCTTTGCCGTGACGTTGCCGTTCGAGATAGCAGGCCGGGTGGCGCCGGCGAGTGAAGCTGAAATCCCGCTAACCGATCCCGAGCGCACCGCTCTTGTGATCGACACCGATCCGGCTTCGCTTTACCTGGCCAAGAAATATCTCACCGAAGCGGGCTACTCGGTTGCCGCTACGGACGACCTCGCTCGCGCAGTTGAGATCGCCGGCAAGGCGAAACCCGCGGTCATCACAATCGATCTGGACGCGTTTGACGGCGATGCCGGCATCATCGAGCGCATAGCCAACAGTAATAAGGCGAGCGCAATAATCGCTTTCTCAGCCGATGCCGTCGCTGAAAGCCGCGCGCTGGGCGCAGGAGCGAGAATCTTCTTGCGCAAGCCCGTCGAGCGGTCAGCTTTGATCGCGGTGCTCGAACGAGCGAAGTCGCCCTCGCAGAAACGCGTACTGGTGGTTGACGACGATCCGGATGCGCTCGAATTGGTAGTCGCGATGATCGAAGACAGCGGCTACGAGACACAAACGGCGACCACCGGGCGCGAGGCTTTGGACGCGATCGAGCGCCATCGACCTGATGCGATTATTCTCGATCTGATGCTGCCGGAAATAGACGGCTTCGAAGTGGTGCATCGCTTAAGCCTGAATCCCGACTGGCGCACGATACCGGTGATACTCTTGACCGCGCGTGACCTCTCACACGAGGAACGCCGGGCGCTCGACATTGGCACCGCGCGAATAATCCAGAAAGGGAGCTTCAGCCGCGACGAGTTGCTGGCAGAGATGAGAGTAGCACTGGGAGCGGAAGAATCGACTTTAGCGCCGAGCGGCGCAGATTAGGAGCGGGCCATCAGCCACGCAAGAAAAAGGTGAAGCACAGACTCGTCCGTGCTTCACCTTTCTTATTCGAGTCTTATTCGAGCTACGGACGTCTCTGACGATCGTGTTTTTGCCTGTAGACACGCCGGCTGGTTCGATTCTCCCGTCTTTGCAAACGCGCTCTCTCCCTTCGAGTAACTGTACCATCAGATTTCGCCCTGGCTTCGAGGGCCCGCGTCCTTGCTTGCTGTCTCTCCAGCCTCGCGGCTTCGCGTCTCGTCAATGAGCCGCTTCTTACTCCCTGCCGAATTCGCCCCTGCTGCCGATGCTGGCGCCGGTCAACGCTCGGCGTTCTTTGCGCCGGCACACTGGCTCCAAGCGCAAGCACAAACATAACCGATATTAAAATGCTAACGAATCTCTTCATTTTTCCTCCTGATTTAGTTGGGTTGATAGAACTGCCTGCCTACATAAGGCAAGCAGACGAAATGGTGAAGCGCGAGATCGTTCTCTGCGCTTCACCATTTCAAGGTTGGGTTACTCTACGGATTGCGATCCTGCGCGTCGTGCTTCTGACGGTAGATTGCGCGGCTTTCACGGCTCAACTCGCGCTCCAGGCGAGCGCGCTCGCGCGGGGTTACGTTGCCATCAGCTCGGGCAAACCTCTCATGAATTCTGATCCTGGCGAGCCCGGCTTGGAGCCGCGCGGCTTCGCGCCGCGTTAACTCGCCGCTGCGGATGCCTTGATTAATACGTTGCTGCTCGCGGTACTCGCGCTTGTTGATCCCACGGGAACCGGCCATGGACACTGCGCTCGCGCCAAGAACAAACGCGGCTGCGAAAAAAAGACTGACTATCTTTCTCATACTCCGTTACCTCTCTTCATAGAATCGAGGCATCCGTCTGACGTTTGATAAGACGAAGCAGATGACGCGAAGGGCGGAATATTTTTGGCAGGCTATTTCTCGCGGATCACACCCGAGCGTTACGGCCGAGCCCTTCACCTTGACTTGGAGCCGCATTCACGGCAGCCTAGCTGCTCAAGTTTCAATCGTTTCAATCAAGGAGCAATGCACAATGACCGCCGAATACAAGTCGCTCAAGCTTCAAACCAACGAAGGCTTAACTGAAGTCGCGTTGATCGGTCCGGGCAAGGGCAACGCGATGGGGCCGGACTTCTGGCGCGACATGCCTGAGCTGTTCGCCGCGCTCGACCGCGACGACGACACGCGCGCAGTCGTCGTTCGAGGCGAGGGCGACAACTTCAGCTACGGGCTCGACCTCCCGGCGATGATGGGCGGCCTGGGCGACTTCGGCAGAGAGAACCTCGCTGCCGAGCGCACGCGCTTGCTCGATCTTGTGGGGGACATGCAAAGAGCCTTCGACAACGTTGCCGTTTGCCGCAAGCCGGTCATCGCAGCCATCAGCGGCTGGTGCGTAGGAGGCGGGCTCGACTTGATCGCGGCGTGCGATGTTCGTTTGTGCTCGTCTGATGCGCGCTTCAGCCTGCGCGAGGTGAAGGTCGCGATAGTCGCGGACCTCGGCAGCCTTCAACGTCTGCCTCAAATCATCGGCCAGGGCGCCACGCGCGAACTCGCCTTCACCGGCAAAGACATCTCTGCTTCGCGCGCTCTTCAAATCGGGCTTGTGAGCGAGGTGTGCGAAACGCGAGACGAGATGCTGGAAGCCGCGCGCAAACTCGCGCGTGAGATTGCTGACAATCCGCCGCTCGTTGTGCAAGGTATCAAGCGAGTGATGAATTATTGCGCGGACAAGTCAGTAGCGGACGGGTTAGGTTACGTCGCCGCTTGGAACTCGGCCTTCTTGCAGTCGGCGGATCTTGCAGAAGCGATGACTGCGTTTCGCGAGCGCCGCGCACCGCATTTCAAGGGCAAGTGATCCGAAGCTCAGAGTTCAAGCTTTAGCTTGCGGGCTGAGTACGTGGGCGAGTCAACATTTTGCCTCTAGTCATCGATCGTCGGACCTGCTAACGCTTGCGATTGCCCGGCAGCGCGCCTGTGTATTTCCCGATGCGCCCGCCCTCTCCAACGGCCCAACCAGCATCAACTCCGGCGAAGCTGACCGCGTGAAAACCGGTCGAGTCAATACTCGCCCAGCTTGCGCCGTTATCAACCGAGTAGTCGGAACCGCTTGGCCCGACAGCTACAAGCAGCGGGCCGCGGGTTCCAGGCATATAAGCTACCGCTGATCTGAATCCCGCCGGCCGAGGACCTTTCGCGAGAGTCCAAGTCGCGCCCCCATCGCTTGTCGTCGCCACGTTGTCACTCGCCTCGTTTTCCTTCTGATAGTCGCCGCCGACTATCACGCCGGTTCTCGCGTCTTTGAACGCTATCGAGAATATCCCGGACGACGGGTTGCCGGCGGTGATCGGCGTCGAAGCGACCTTCCACGTGCCGCCGCCGTCCGTAGACCTGAACACCCGAGCCGTAGCTCCGCCGCCCGTGCCAAACCAAACGTTCCTTCTTCCTTGAACAGCTATGCAGGTGCCGCTCGCTGCGAACCCTCCTTCACCTTCAAGCGCCGGAGGCGAAGTCTCTTGCGGAAGCTCATTCCATGTCGCGCCGCCGCCGGTTGTC is drawn from Acidobacteriota bacterium and contains these coding sequences:
- a CDS encoding crotonase/enoyl-CoA hydratase family protein yields the protein MTAEYKSLKLQTNEGLTEVALIGPGKGNAMGPDFWRDMPELFAALDRDDDTRAVVVRGEGDNFSYGLDLPAMMGGLGDFGRENLAAERTRLLDLVGDMQRAFDNVAVCRKPVIAAISGWCVGGGLDLIAACDVRLCSSDARFSLREVKVAIVADLGSLQRLPQIIGQGATRELAFTGKDISASRALQIGLVSEVCETRDEMLEAARKLAREIADNPPLVVQGIKRVMNYCADKSVADGLGYVAAWNSAFLQSADLAEAMTAFRERRAPHFKGK
- a CDS encoding glycosyl hydrolase, translated to MRTIISLLIGVILLSAAAAAQWVTQPFDTRARFRGVSAASRAVAWAGGSIGTYARTTDSGATWQSAVVPGASQLDFRDVQAVDANTAYLLSIGPGEASRIYKTTDGGRGWTLQFTNQNPKAFFDAFAFWDARTGIAMSDPVDGRFILIKTTGGGATWNELPQETSPPALEGEGGFAASGTCIAVQGRRNVWFGTGGGATARVFRSTDGGGTWKVASTPITAGNPSSGIFSIAFKDARTGVIVGGDYQKENEASDNVATTSDGGATWTLAKGPRPAGFRSAVAYMPGTRGPLLVAVGPSGSDYSVDNGASWASIDSTGFHAVSFAGVDAGWAVGEGGRIGKYTGALPGNRKR